In Rosa rugosa chromosome 4, drRosRugo1.1, whole genome shotgun sequence, the genomic stretch CCTTGCTGTTCCATGCTGCACGCTTATGGTTAACTTAAAGCCACCGGATCATATATTTTGCATTTTCATAATGTTTTCTCAAGGACAATACACCAGTTGGATTTGTCAAAAAATCGATCAACAATTACAGCATCATCCATACCAGATACCAGCCTGCATGGTTCAGCAAAAAACAATGTCTTGGATATAAGCAACTTTCTGGAGTACTAGAAACTGTGGCGACAAAAATTAAATGCACATGtaatgtttttgtttcttataagGAGAAGAAATGTTTTTGTCCTGCTTGCTTTCCTAAGTAATCAAAAGTATCCAAGCTACTCTGTGGGCAGTTACAttatttagttattttttttcattcaaatGATATATGACGATGGGGATTAGCCTTTTCCTCTCAAACCTAAACTGTAGGTCGGAAACTAATATCTCTTAAACTCTCCCATCCTCAAAGGTAGGGAATGTACCCTTAACATTATTTGATAACAATATCAAGGATCCATCAGCAGATATTTTAACTCCAATTAGAATTTAGAAACAAAAAAGTTGCCTCAACAAAGCAAAGGAGAAGTAGGATAGAACTTAGAAGATAACTGAAACAAGTACTTCTTTGGTCACTACCATCAATAGAATTTTTCTCTAACTTAGAGGCTGGCCAACCATCATTTATTGGGCTTCTTATCCTAGCACTAGTGGGCTTCTGCTCATACTCATTGCTTGTAGAACTGGCTTCTTTTATTGTATGATTAACTGTTTCTAAATTATGAGCACctttaattaatgaattactaggagagaaaaaagaaaagaaaaaaggaacaTCACTTGATTCCTAGGAGTTACTCTTCTGCAGGGGCACATCAATTACTTCAACACGTCcttaaatttcaatttcttaATGATCCAATTGTTATAAGAAAACCATGTAATAAAATTCATAAATTTCAATCCTAATAGGCCCTAGACATTTAAAAGATGAATTTTCCCACTGTGAGAGTGGTATCTTTTCTGCTAGTATTGTTGTTTCAATTTCAGCAAGCCAGATAGAACAGAGCACAACCAGAGCAGCATGAGAAAATGAGACTTAATTTCATAAAGCAACTAATTGGAAACAATGCAAACATAAAATGTATattgaaacaaaaaaacttTAATGAAAATGACGTGTTACCTTTCAAGCTCGCCTTCACTAAAAACATGGTAATATCTGTTGTACACTACAGCACCCTTCTTATCATCTTTCTTTGCAAGGCCATTTGCAACAGCACAAGCCGAAGCACCATTTATTTCAGCACGATGATATGGCAAGTGCCAGGGGACGAAATATTCTTGTTGATTATTTGTATTCTTTATATCATCTGAAGCCCTTGTTTTACCTTCATTTTGAGAGCGCATTTGTTGCAAAGTCTGCACAGAACTCTGGTTGGAATGTTTCACACTCTCTCCCAAAATTCTATCCTCTGTTTCTGGAATGCTTTCCAATGTGCGGGACGACGGACTACGCACACGAGGACTACCAGGTCCTATCCACTCTTCTCCATACTTTTCGGTGAGTGGGGTCCATTTAGAAACTAATGCTttatcttcttgttccacagcCCAAACTGTTATTAGAACTAGACCACCCTTTTTCACAACTCGGACTAACTCTTCGATTGCTTTTTTCCTCCTGCTCTCTGTACTCAGATGATGTAATACAGCTATAGAGATAGCTGCATCACCAAAACCAGTTCTATAGGGTAGAACTAGAGCATCTGCAACCAAAACTTCATGCCCTCTATCTGCACAAATTTTGATAAGAGGAGCACTTATGTCACACCCTATGGAAAAACAATTGGGATTAAATCCCAAGTACTTCCCATTTCCACATCCTGCATCGAGCACAAGAGTTCCTGCAGGTAAGGAAGATAAAAAATTGGCTACTTTTGGCCACTTAGCAAACCGGGTGGAACTGAAATGGGGTGCGATAGCATCATAAACATGATGGACATACTTCTTTTCTATTTCAGGCGTGGACTGCACATTTGGAGATGAACATCTCTGGCTGACACTAGCCGATTCAGATTGTAGGATTTGCGATTCATTATCAGAATCAAGAGTACACAACCCCGAAACACCTTTTACCTTGACTTCTCTCATTGTACGGAAGATTCCTGAATGACAAACACGACCAATTATTACAGTTGGAAGATGCAAGGCCTCCCTTGACAAATAAAAGGATCTACTTGCTCTCAGAGCATCACAAAACATCACCCAGAACACTGATATCTCATCAGAAATAACCTGTAAATTGACCAAGGCTAATGAGATCACAACTTCAAAGATATACAAGTTTTTCAGGCACATGCAATGTGGTCATTGACAAATACAAAATGGCCGCCATCGACACATAGAAATCCTAATGCCTACGCATTTTGGTCaataaagtttcaatctttgccTTTTATTTGCTGTGTTAAGATAGTTCTTATTCATTGTAGAGTAAACTGCCTACACATAAAGCTTCTCACTTTGGGTTATTGCAAACTCCAGTATTTGCACAAATACAATCGACACATAGAAATCCGAATGCCTATGCATTTTGGTCAATAAAGTTCCAATCTTTGATTCTTTGCCTCTACTTTTCCtgttaatattgttcatcttcATTGAAGAGTAAAATGGGTCATGTGTGTGATTGTGCTTGTCCTAATTTCCctcaaagcttcaaactttgGGAGGTCACATTGGTCCATTGGCAACTCCAATCACAATCCCAGGTTTCCACAACCAAATTCAGTGTTTACTATTAGATTCAAACAGAGTTGCATACAAATACAATAACCAGAATGAGATTCAGGTAAAATAAACTCCATACATACAAATTATACGCATTTGAGTAGAGAGAGAAGCTGACCTGATCCAGCAGACATGAGTGTGGCGGTAAGGGTTAAAAGCAATGAACTGGTTTTCCTGGTTTGGTTGCCTTGTGACTGCggttgaattagggttagggttttttttgCAGAGGTAGAGAGGGAGAAACTGACAAGGTTGAGAAACTGACGAGAGATATGGAATCAATAAGCTCCTGTGTCATGTGGTGGCTCTCTCTCTTGCTTGACGGTGTCTAGAGTTTTTTTGTTGTTATATATGTTAAGAGGGTTTTTGgttaaattttaaaaattgtGAGGGTTCCACACAccggaggctcttaccaacttgATCACATGTGGTGGTTGTGTATAagcaatattttcttttagtaaaaatttcacaaatggttactcaactatgactcattcgacactttggccactgaagtttcaaatatatcactttggtcactgaagtttcaaatatatcactttggtcactcaactattacactgtcaatcactttagtcacccaaagAGTATTTTTTCATTACAAAAAAGTTATTTGCcataatattaatgatattttcatccaaccaattgtggaaaattgagaaatatgtattaggatgattgggagaagtgattaaagtgagaaaaaatactccttgggtgactaaagtaattgacagtgtaatagttgagtgactaaagtgatatacttgaaacttcagtgaccaaagtgtcgaatgagtcatagttgagtgatcatTTATGGAATTCTCCCTTTCTTTTAAAAATTTCTCTAGGCGTAGCCTAGGTGTTAGACGATGCCCAACCAGCTCGACTAATTTAAGCGATGCTTAGGTGTGACTAGcttaaaaaaaatgtttaaaatattttttatgaatcaaatactaaaaaaataaattttaatttgtaGGTAGTCAATCAGAAAAAGAAGATATATTACAaataatacaaaaaaaaaaatgcgggTTGGTGCGGTTTAAATCGGGCGGTGCACGACCGGGGACCCGAATTCACAAAGTATTCATGCGGGTCGGTGCAGTTTGGTATCAAAACGTCACTGTTTTGTTTCCCTTCGGTTTCTGAACCACTTTTTCTGGTGCGGTACCGCATTTCCGATGCATTATACCCAGGCCTAATTTATATGTTAtataataaaatttaaaataaaataaaataataatatccATCTGTGCGCTCGCCTGATCCCCGCTGAGCAATTAAACGGCAGGCTTCTTCGCAGTTCGCAGTTCGCACCGCCCACATATCGCCAAGAAAACATTGATGTATACAGTAGTATACACCATAAACCAAAGATGAAGATTTTGAAGAGTTCCCCCAACCAGCAAATCCAACAAAAATATGGCCCAGCCCGGCTCCCCGTGGATAAAATCCAGCCACCAATCAGACATCCACCAGAGGAAGGCCCAGTAAAACCCCTAAACAAGAAATTTAATAAGGCCCAGAAAAGTGTGTAAACATGGAAAATGTGCAGTGGTAAAAGTATTTTAGTTTGTACCAAAAGAACAGGGGTTCAAAACCCAACTCTTTTCTCAACTCTCTACTGTTTCTCAAAGTATTGTAGAACCCATGAAAGACTTGGGCCATAAGAAAAGGTTGGAGATTTTTGCAAGAGTTTGATTACAAAACTAGTCAAATATTCAGCACTTCTATTCAAGTTTTGGCGTTTTGCATGTATGTTTTTCTTGGATATGGTGCTGTCAAATGGAAAATGCCTCCATTGTCAGGTGAAGATGAGAATAGTCCAGACGGTGTGGAATTCCACAAGTCCAGTGAATCAAATAATTTTATCTAATTTTCCACAACTTTACCTGCATTGAGTGTTTAGTGCAAACATTGTTTGCCTGTTTTCTTCAATCACTCATGAGAGTCATTGTACTCAGAAAAGGACTTGACTTTCGGAACCAAATTAAACTTGTAATTTGTTTACTGGGTTTCAAAGAATCTGCATAATCAGGGTTTTTAGTTGGAATAAATATGCTTCTAAAGTATGCACGTTTTGATAACTTTCTAGTTTCCACAGGTCATGTTGAGCTGTCTTAGTTTTGTGGGAATATGAACTGACCCATCTGTGTTTGATAAAATGCATGTCCAAATGAAATGTCTCACGACTCTGAACTGAAAGTTTTGTTAGCCAAGGTACCTTAGCAGCCAATCCCCACAAGGTAGTAACTGACTTTCTCTGCGTTTGGAGCTTTCTGTCGGCATTGGACTGTTAGTAACTTCTACGGTTCTACCTCAAGTCCATTCGCATTGGCTTGGAAAAGATTCTAGCTTCATGGAAAATTCAAGGTGAAGTTTTCCACAGAATTGAACCATTCATGCATCGAGTTCTGAGTGGTAGTGCTTCGAAGAATAATCATCGGAGCTTATTTTACAAGTGCATTGCCTAAAGGCATCCATATATAGACATCGTTGTCCAAGAAGCTATACTAATTAAGAAACTAACTGATTAGCTGCAGTCTACATTTGTTTGCTTCTGGACTGAGAGAATACTTGGTCATATCCGCAGCTGAAATTGTCGAAGGCTCGGTTtctttttaggattaaatattgtttactccctatacttatagggttttatcgtttcagtccctgaccttcgaatttcacctaaaaagtccctgaactctcaattatTTCCTCCTAATTAGTCCCtaccgtcaaaattttctgttaaagttgccgaaaatgtctattatgccctcactacttttttttttttttaatttattttttctctgttttatttctttttttcatttcacctcttgaaggtatgtggattggaaccatcttgatgaggagatgaacagaaagAGGCGaaagagccggaagaagaagaggtaaaaagaaaaaaaaataaaaaaagagaggaagagaaatatatatatatatatattaagtaaatgagggtataatagactttttaggggaagataacggagtttttgactGATGTTTGACGgaagggaccaattgggaggaaattgggagttcaatgactttttaggtgaaattcaaaggtcagggactcaaacgatgaaaccctataagtatagggagtaagcagtatttaacccttctttttatgtggcattttcatgGTGTGTGCCAAGTGCCAACCACCCTCGActatatatattgttattaGTCTTGCTTGTATCCTACTCAAAACCTCAGTATTCCTCAAACAGTTGTAGCAAATCATGAATTATCTTCAATTTTCGTCTCGTGTTTGCATGCCTTCTTGTATTTCATCACAGCCAAAAACAATCTGGACCAGGTCATACATTCTTCATAGATTGATATAGTCATTACATGTATATCATTGTTCATTGAATGCTTGGTTTGGTTATTTCTTGCAATTGATTGAGTCCCATTACGTCTGCATGATTTACAGTTCAAACTCTGAAAATGAGAGCAAAGTTGGGAAGCTATTACAATCTCAAAAAGGTTCATCTTTCAAATTTATAATTCAAATCCTTATGTTCATGTCACCTATAAGCACCTTAATTTGTGAGTCACAAACTAATAAGCAATGCTATATTGCGGTCACAGGTCATTGCACAAAAGTCTTGCGCAGTGTCAATATGGAGAACTTGCAAAACGAATATTTGTTTCCAGAGGTCAGTGAGCTTATGAAATCTTCATCATGAACTTTGCCCTCCTATCACTATTCATTTTCCGGTCTGTCTCACACTAATCGTTTAGATTGGTGTTGTGTTAATATTATCTTCAGTAAATTACTATGATATACATAGATAATTTATCAATTTTTAAAAACTTTGATTTTATTGTGTATGCATCCAATGCTAACCTTTGTACATTTCTTATGGTCTCTTAACCAGATATTCATGCGCGAGTTTCTGCATACTCAGAAGTACCCACATGCAAGAGTAATTAGACTTGGTATAGGTAATACTACAGAACCTATACCAGACATCATCACATCTGCTATGGCTGAGGTACTATAGTGGCTCTCAGATTGTTGTATGTAATTTCTAGATTGGTACTGAAACCGCACCAGGCCTTTGCCACTCGAGTATTCGCCTGACAAAAAACATTGCTACATGCAACTAATATTATGCTGCATAGCTATTAGCTTTTCCAAGTTTTCTGTTTGCCAATACTTGAAAACTCCATATGTGTATTGCAGCATGCACATGCTCTATCAACAGTTGAAGGTTACAGAGGGTACGGAGCTGAGCAAGGCCACATGGTAGGATAGTGGTGTCTATTCTGAATTACTTCTATCTTTTTATTCGATCTTTGTTGACTTGTTCTTCTTGAGATTATTACGAATCACGTGGCCGTGGTTCTTTTGGTGACTAATAGTTATAAATTTTTGGTGCAGGCATTGAGAATGTCAATTGCAGAAAGATTCTACACGAATATGGGCATAGAAGGCAATGAGGTGTTTGTATCAGATGGTGCCCAATGTGACATTTCTCGCCTTCAAGTAAGAGAAATTGTTTTATGCAGCAAATATTTCTGTAATTGTATGTATAAGAGTTCAACAAGGTAAAGACTTGTTAGTGTATGGTTTAAGACGAAAAGCATGTTATGAAATCTGACTTTTGCCCATCCACCAGATGCTTTTAGGTTCCAACATGACAGTAGCTGTGCAAGACCCTTCTTTCCCGGTAAACATAAAATGAAATCTAATCTCAACTCctatttctctttcaaatttTAAGTCAAGATGAGACATAAAATTTATATGATTCAATACCATTGTCATCTCACTCTCAATATCATTTCCTTTTCCTCTTGTAACTAAGCTAAAAGGGCTCTTCTGCCTACAAAAAAAGGGTTAGCCAATTTTTCTCTTAACTCTTACACTACATGGGAGTCACATCCCTTATGTTTTTGATGGACTATGATCTGGGACAGGCATACATAGATTCTAGTGTCATTGCTGGTCGAGCTGGCAACTTTCAGGAGGAAACCGGGAAGTATAAGGACATTGTCTACCTCAATTGCAGACCTGAGAATAATTTTTTTCCTGACTTATCAACTGCTTCAAGGGCGGATCTCATATTTTTCTGCTCTCCAAACAATCCAACTGGAAATGCTGCATCATGGCATCAACTAAAGCAACTGGTGGAGTTTGCTAAAGCAAATGGATCAATCATAGTTTATGACTCCTCATATGCTGCTTATATATCAGATGGAAGCCCAAGATCAATTTACGAAATTCCTGGTGCCAGAGAGGTTTCTAAGTTCTCATCACCATGAATCATTTTGTGTTTGAAAAATTGACATACAAGTTAGTGCAACTGTATTCTTAATGGAAGTTCGCTTTTGACCATTTTCAATGCACAGGTTGCAATTGAAATATCATCCTTCTCCAAATTTGCGGGGTTCACAGGAGTCCGACTTGGTTGGACGGTTGTCCCTGAAGAGTTGTTGTATGCAAATGGATTTCCGGTCATAAAAGATTATAACCGCATAGTGTGCACCTGCTTCAATGGTGCATCAAATATAGCTCAGGCTGGAGGGCTGGCATGCCTTTCTGCAGAAGGTTATCAGGTTAGAATTATTCCCCATTTCTTGTCCACGCATAAGGGTATCTTACAGTTTCTCTTTCAACAATCCTCTCATAGTAGGTGAAGTTAAACTAAATGGACGTTCAAATGTGAAGTCTTCAAAACAAGGATTTGTATGCGACAATAAagctgtttcttttttctttttatttaaaaaaaaaaatcccacaaACCACTATATAGAACATGTTTTAATATTAGTAGATGCAATTTCATTGAAATTGATTTAGTACTGTAACTAGATGCAAGGAGCCGGTTACAATTTATTTTGGTTTCTCGACACATATGGATTGCAATGTTAACTAAATCCCTAGATTTGAAATCAGTCCATCCCAAAGGGTCCATGCACTCCATTTGGATTGAGGGAATTCAAAACACGGATTGTACTTTTGACAACAAAGCTAAATTCATTTGCAAAAGACCAGAAAACAGTAGTGTGCAAATGTAATTGTAAATGACTAGATGCAATTATGCACTTGAAATAGATATTTGTAAATATCTAATATctatttgttttcttcttctcttaacTCACATCTTTACTACAAAAATTGTAGTTGTGTATAAACAAGCAACCTAGTTTTGAAAAAGAAATCGCTCTATCCAACAGGGTCCTTCAAATTTTTCCCTAGTTATGTCAAAGTTATGTTCCAATACAGTTTTACCTCTTTCAGGCTATAACAAATGTGGTTGACTACTACAAGGAGAATGCAAAAATCATTATCGACACATTCAGAGCACTTGGGTTGAAGGTGTATGGAGGCAAAAATGCTCCTTATATATGGGTACATTTTCCAGGGTTGAGTTCATGGGATGTGTTCAATCAAATTCTTGAAAAGACACACATAGTGACCATACCAGGAAAGGGCTTTGGTCCTGCAGGTGAAGGGTATATCAGAGTTGGTGCTTTTGGGCACAGAGAAACCATATTGGAAGCTTCAGCAAGGCTAAAGAATTTTCTTGTAACTGATAATATTTGATAAACATTTGAACCCAGTTGACAGGTCAGAGCAGGATAAATGATCATTGTCTTTTACCtcttgccaattgattttgtgTTGAACGCTCTAACTTTAGCAACAATATATTCGCACCATGTATGCCTATTTCTTGTTGGTAGTAATTCTGTGCTCTTTGTAGATGATGAATAAAGCATTTAATTACAACTCATTTCTTGTTTCACTAATGATCGATGTAATTGTGTAAGTTAAATGGTGTTACAACTTTTGTTAAATTTTATGTGGAGTTAATACGTATACTTGTGATTTAGTGGAGactcctggtattatttcaggatgttctcctgatgcttattgtaattagagGTTAAGACTCTATGCCCCCCCCCCTCCTCCccgtattctgcaatttcattaatcaaggcttgagggccaGCCACACAGGctcttttttcaaaaaaaaaaaaattaatacgtATGGTTGCGGTTTTCTTCACCTTTTCACTTTTCAACAACCATTAAGAACAAGTTTTCACAGCAAAAAAAGAGGTACAATAACACAAGGCTTTCGGAATAAAATCCCGCACCTACTGTTGTTGCTCAGGTAGTTAAAGCGATGAAAATATCAACTCGTATCTTCTTACAGTTCCGAAAATATGTTTAGAGTGCGACATATGCCTATCCAATACTGTGCATCTTTCATGTCAGTCAATAGGTGGTTTCCGACGTTCCTTCCACGCATGGGCTCATGTCATCCTACACTCGAAACTTCACTTTCAACAACATTAAGGAACACGAATTAAGGGAAATGACCTCACAATTTCCCTTTTTTGCTAGGAAGAAGACCTTTTCTTGGTAACCAAGCATACGTTTGTGTACAAGACCTTCCAACCGATCGAGAGCCATCAGCCACCACTTTTGTCATTCTCTGGAAAAGGAACGTCCGCAGTCAACCTAAATTCATCGCTAATGTCATACTTGCGTCTTCTTGCTCCCCACGCCAAAGCGAACCTCAATAAATACAACCAATCTCCAAAACCCTTTACAACATCCCGTTTTTCTTCCTGAAATCGAAGATCAATTTCCTAAACACTTGTTTTTCTGAAAACTCTAAGACAATGTCGATGGCTACCTCTGGTTTTGCTGAAGCATATGTGATGAGAGACCTGCACAAGAAGAAgctgaagaaggaagaagaagaagaaaggaccAGACTGGGCATGGCTAGATCGGAAATAGCCAACTCCGGTGGCTGTTTCTTCTGGGTTATGAAGAAAGTGCATCCAAGCAATCCTCAGACGACCATTGTTCACAAGTTGAGGTGACTTCAGATCAATAAGTTTGATATATTGTTGATGCTTTTGGGGAATGTAGGGGCCGAACCAGAAATCTAATTTATGGGAGGGCTTAATCTACAATACCTAAAATTGGCTAGTTTAAAATATTTTCAAAGTAGATCTAGCCAAGCGCATATTTATTTTGAccactcatatatatattttttgggcATTGTAATTTTCTATTAGGTTATTGCTTAATTTATCGTCCGATATGCTGAAGTTGTGTTTTTTCCTGATACTCTATTGGTTGATCGACAATACTGCATTCCTATAATGAAATCCCAAATTCAAAAGCAGCTTTGTGCGTttggttgaaacttgaaagaaaaTATTGTATATGGACTGAACTAAAATTGAAGCAAAGAAAAATATGGACATGATGTATATCGGTgcttctaaatttttttttttgagagaaactgTCAACTCAAATAAATCAGGAGGTAAACTCCTTAGAAAGTACATCAGTAATACAAGATGGAGGCTCTAGGCCCCAAAACAAAGAACTAGCAGAAGAACAAGCAAAACGAGCTAAAGTATGAGCTACAACATTGGCTTGACGATAAGCATGAGTAAAGTAAGAACCCGACATCTGTTGAAGATGAAAGGTAATGTCATCATACACACGACCAATAAAGGAAGTATGGGGAATGACTCTCTGCTTTGTTGCATGAAAAAGAGTAAGAGAATCAGTCTCAAAAATCACCGGAGAGAGACCTTGCTGAATAGCAAGTGAGACTGCCTCCCTCCCTGCTAATGCCTCCACCTGTTCTGGGGAAGAAACATGAGATACTGGAGCATAATAACCTCCCAAACATTTCCCCATATCATCACGGATAATGACTCCAATCCCCCCACTACCAGTATCTTTATGAAAAGCACCGTCAACATTAATCTTCACCCACCCTGCACCAGGAGGTTTCCAGGGGACTACTCGCCGACCCCCTCCACCCTGTCCCTTACCCTGATGCCTCTGGTACTCCTGGAGACGAGCCGACAATAGTAGCACCACCTGGTTCACCTCCATACGTTTATTATCCCAAACTCTATTATTTCTCTCCTTCCAAATACCCCacaaattataaacaaaagctGCCCATAAATTGGAAGGCAAGTGAGAAGCACAACCCCCAATCCACTCCAAAAACAACAACATCCGAGCATCAGAAGAGAAAGCCGTTCGTACTACACCAGGCACGGCATCCAACACTCCCCTCACATACGGACAAAGCCGACATAAGTGTTCAATTGTCTCTTCCCCCACTCCACAGAGAACACAAGGCCTTATCTCCAGAGGAACCTGTTTCTCAATCAATCTATCTATAGTAGGTAAACAATTGTTCAACACTTTCCACAGAAAAATTTTAGCTGTACCTGGTACATTGGTTGACCATAGCTTCTTCCATAAATCTTGTGTCTGCAAAGGCACCGCTTGTACTATCTCCTCCTCCATTAAGAGCCTGTAAGCACTCTTAACGGAAAACAACCCTTTGGAATCAAAGTGCCACACCCAACTATATCGGTGCTTCTAAATAAATAGAGATATTTGTTGAAAATGTGAAGTCGCAT encodes the following:
- the LOC133745904 gene encoding tRNA (carboxymethyluridine(34)-5-O)-methyltransferase isoform X2, with translation MSAGSGIFRTMREVKVKGVSGLCTLDSDNESQILQSESASVSQRCSSPNVQSTPEIEKKYVHHVYDAIAPHFSSTRFAKWPKVANFLSSLPAGTLVLDAGCGNGKYLGFNPNCFSIGCDISAPLIKICADRGHEVLVADALVLPYRTGFGDAAISIAVLHHLSTESRRKKAIEELVRVVKKGGLVLITVWAVEQEDKALVSKWTPLTEKYGEEWIGPGSPRVRSPSSRTLESIPETEDRILGESVKHSNQSSVQTLQQMRSQNEGKTRASDDIKNTNNQQEYFVPWHLPYHRAEINGASACAVANGLAKKDDKKGAVVYNRYYHVFSEGELERLVSGMDDAVIVDRFFDKSNWCIVLEKTL
- the LOC133745904 gene encoding tRNA (carboxymethyluridine(34)-5-O)-methyltransferase isoform X1 translates to MFCDALRASRSFYLSREALHLPTVIIGRVCHSGIFRTMREVKVKGVSGLCTLDSDNESQILQSESASVSQRCSSPNVQSTPEIEKKYVHHVYDAIAPHFSSTRFAKWPKVANFLSSLPAGTLVLDAGCGNGKYLGFNPNCFSIGCDISAPLIKICADRGHEVLVADALVLPYRTGFGDAAISIAVLHHLSTESRRKKAIEELVRVVKKGGLVLITVWAVEQEDKALVSKWTPLTEKYGEEWIGPGSPRVRSPSSRTLESIPETEDRILGESVKHSNQSSVQTLQQMRSQNEGKTRASDDIKNTNNQQEYFVPWHLPYHRAEINGASACAVANGLAKKDDKKGAVVYNRYYHVFSEGELERLVSGMDDAVIVDRFFDKSNWCIVLEKTL
- the LOC133742821 gene encoding aminotransferase ALD1, chloroplastic-like produces the protein MIYSSNSENESKVGKLLQSQKGHCTKVLRSVNMENLQNEYLFPEIFMREFLHTQKYPHARVIRLGIGNTTEPIPDIITSAMAEHAHALSTVEGYRGYGAEQGHMALRMSIAERFYTNMGIEGNEVFVSDGAQCDISRLQMLLGSNMTVAVQDPSFPAYIDSSVIAGRAGNFQEETGKYKDIVYLNCRPENNFFPDLSTASRADLIFFCSPNNPTGNAASWHQLKQLVEFAKANGSIIVYDSSYAAYISDGSPRSIYEIPGAREVAIEISSFSKFAGFTGVRLGWTVVPEELLYANGFPVIKDYNRIVCTCFNGASNIAQAGGLACLSAEGYQAITNVVDYYKENAKIIIDTFRALGLKVYGGKNAPYIWVHFPGLSSWDVFNQILEKTHIVTIPGKGFGPAGEGYIRVGAFGHRETILEASARLKNFLVTDNI